A single window of Acidobacteriota bacterium DNA harbors:
- a CDS encoding sigma-70 family RNA polymerase sigma factor produces MSSWKENQLSPSTEYPETDEELIVQVARGDIRAFEILVRRYQKPALRAAQRFVFDRQEAEDLAQEAFLTVFRKAGKYESKASFKTWFFTILLNLCRNAAKKKKPVYLDFDSPDSELIGTQGPADQFDRQQLQQVLAKAIFKLPENQRAAFILCHYENFSYAEAARSLGVSVKAVESLLVRAKRQLREELDWLRKKTSA; encoded by the coding sequence GTGTCTTCGTGGAAAGAAAACCAGCTTTCTCCATCAACTGAATACCCGGAAACCGACGAAGAATTAATCGTGCAGGTGGCGCGGGGCGATATCCGTGCATTTGAAATCCTGGTCAGGCGGTACCAGAAACCGGCTTTGCGCGCAGCCCAGCGTTTTGTTTTTGACCGGCAGGAAGCGGAAGACCTCGCCCAGGAAGCGTTTTTGACCGTGTTTCGCAAAGCCGGCAAATACGAGTCAAAAGCGTCGTTTAAGACGTGGTTTTTCACTATCCTGCTGAACCTTTGCCGCAATGCCGCCAAAAAGAAAAAGCCCGTTTATCTGGATTTTGATTCCCCAGATTCAGAATTGATTGGCACCCAAGGCCCCGCTGACCAGTTTGACCGCCAACAATTGCAACAGGTTTTGGCAAAAGCCATTTTCAAACTGCCTGAAAATCAGCGGGCTGCCTTCATCCTTTGCCATTACGAAAATTTCAGCTATGCCGAAGCGGCACGGAGTCTGGGCGTTTCGGTCAAGGCGGTGGAATCGCTGCTTGTCCGGGCGAAACGGCAACTCCGGGAAGAACTGGACTGGTTGAGAAAAAAAACTTCCGCTTGA
- the dnaA gene encoding chromosomal replication initiator protein DnaA, with product MNENIWDSVLSAVEKRVNHESFTTWFRPTSMLSLDGSMLKVRVPDRVFEDWILNNYRDVLEESLDEVGIGSCSVIFESASVLASQPVEKRPTAISDSIPTKSVAAPAAAESSRQYFSTVVVSSPKFADADLTETHLNQKYTFDTFVVGSCNQFAHAAALAVADAPSKTYNPLFIYGGVGLGKTHLMCAIGHRIKEQYRHLRLCYISAERFMNELINSIRYDQTNAFRERYRSIDILLVDDIQFIAGKERTQEEFFHTFNALHDGQKQIVISADCAPKDIPTLEERLHSRFEWGLIADITPPDIETKVAILRKKAEIEKIDLPDDVTLYIAQKIRSNIRELEGSLVRLTALSSLRGDPINLALAQEAIKNIIEEEQSSVTIDKIQKVVASHYKLKVSELKSKSNAREIAFPRQVAMYLCKTLTKSSLPEIGREFGDKHHTTVLHSVKKIQGLYEEKKGNFHTVINSLIASCK from the coding sequence ATGAACGAAAACATCTGGGATTCAGTCCTGTCAGCAGTCGAGAAAAGGGTTAACCACGAAAGTTTTACGACGTGGTTTCGCCCGACATCCATGCTGAGCCTGGATGGATCAATGCTGAAGGTACGAGTTCCGGATCGCGTTTTTGAAGACTGGATTTTGAATAATTACCGCGACGTGTTGGAAGAATCATTGGATGAAGTGGGCATTGGCAGTTGTTCAGTCATCTTCGAATCCGCTTCGGTATTGGCATCACAACCTGTTGAAAAACGACCGACAGCGATCTCGGATTCGATCCCGACAAAATCTGTCGCCGCACCGGCGGCGGCTGAATCTTCCCGTCAGTATTTTTCTACGGTGGTGGTGTCTTCGCCAAAATTTGCCGATGCCGATCTGACCGAAACACACCTCAATCAGAAATACACTTTTGACACTTTTGTCGTGGGTTCATGCAACCAGTTTGCTCATGCCGCTGCATTGGCCGTGGCGGATGCTCCGTCGAAAACCTACAACCCGCTGTTCATTTATGGCGGCGTGGGACTGGGCAAAACGCATTTGATGTGCGCCATCGGCCATCGCATCAAAGAACAATATCGCCATTTGCGACTCTGTTACATTTCGGCGGAGCGGTTCATGAACGAACTGATCAATTCCATTCGATACGATCAAACCAATGCGTTCCGCGAACGATATCGTTCGATAGACATTTTGCTGGTGGACGACATTCAGTTCATCGCCGGCAAGGAACGCACCCAGGAGGAGTTTTTCCATACCTTCAACGCGCTCCACGATGGACAAAAACAGATTGTGATTTCCGCCGATTGCGCCCCCAAAGACATTCCGACGCTGGAAGAGCGGCTGCATTCGCGGTTTGAATGGGGATTGATTGCCGACATCACGCCACCAGACATCGAAACCAAAGTCGCCATCTTGCGCAAAAAAGCAGAGATCGAAAAAATTGACCTCCCTGACGATGTCACCTTGTACATCGCACAGAAAATTCGGTCGAACATACGCGAACTGGAAGGATCGCTGGTCCGTCTGACAGCGTTATCTTCGTTGCGAGGCGATCCGATCAATCTGGCGCTGGCGCAGGAAGCGATTAAAAACATCATCGAAGAAGAACAAAGCTCGGTGACGATTGATAAGATTCAAAAGGTCGTCGCCAGCCATTACAAATTGAAAGTTTCCGAGTTGAAATCCAAATCGAACGCCAGAGAAATTGCCTTCCCGCGTCAGGTGGCAATGTATCTGTGCAAGACGCTGACCAAATCCAGCTTGCCGGAAATCGGCAGGGAATTTGGCGACAAACATCACACGACGGTGCTGCACAGCGTCAAAAAAATCCAAGGCCTTTACGAAGAGAAGAAAGGCAATTTTCACACCGTTATCAACAGCTTAATTGCAAGCTGCAAATAA
- a CDS encoding amidohydrolase family protein, producing MWIRKALRDLKKGVDSPMPTQVVSNEEFTPRPQSEPQKMVENLIGKMSETRAKKLGMQRRDFMRTSMGLATCFLAQNQVYGKCWDVEDVETWEAAPYQEKWPKDEYFIIDVQSHFTNGAPIGGFRTMEFVKNMGFQLKDDAESYGFRNFVKEMFFDSETKMVVISGVPGKENLRDENGKVLEGAARTPGLAGKVLPSWVMAEARKQINQLAGSQRALNQGNLAPNHYWDKEKNQINKAELLEQMEREIKVYGISSWKWYCHTDPARTGNGFQLDDDNAQFFIEESRKRGIKLISTHKGYSYQSRTLGHLANPKDVEKAALRNPDFNFVVYHSAIKHGSNEPNWKESDQYDPNTGDFLWHSVLMDIKKRNPQMNNVYCEIGSFFNTLAVIDPVMAAHGLGKNIKYYGADHVVWGTDCLWWGSPQWGIDALKRFQISDEMCEKFGYKKITKEDKAKIFGLNAAKLYNVDVKAKRNALPADALEKVKIAYHQQGGQPSNAAAGWVRATD from the coding sequence ATGTGGATCCGAAAAGCACTACGCGATTTGAAAAAAGGCGTTGATTCGCCAATGCCCACGCAGGTCGTTTCAAACGAAGAGTTCACCCCGCGTCCGCAAAGCGAACCGCAGAAAATGGTCGAGAATTTGATCGGCAAAATGTCCGAAACGCGCGCCAAAAAGCTTGGCATGCAGCGCCGCGATTTCATGCGCACTTCGATGGGATTGGCGACCTGCTTCCTGGCTCAAAACCAGGTTTATGGTAAATGCTGGGACGTGGAAGATGTGGAAACCTGGGAAGCCGCGCCGTATCAGGAAAAATGGCCGAAAGACGAATACTTCATCATTGACGTGCAGTCGCACTTTACCAACGGCGCGCCGATTGGCGGTTTCCGCACGATGGAATTCGTCAAAAACATGGGCTTTCAGTTGAAAGATGATGCCGAATCGTATGGTTTCCGCAACTTCGTCAAGGAAATGTTCTTTGACAGCGAAACCAAAATGGTGGTGATTTCCGGCGTACCGGGCAAAGAAAACCTGCGCGATGAAAATGGCAAGGTATTGGAGGGCGCAGCACGCACACCCGGATTGGCCGGAAAAGTATTGCCAAGCTGGGTAATGGCCGAAGCGCGCAAACAGATCAACCAATTGGCCGGTTCGCAACGCGCATTGAATCAGGGAAATCTGGCTCCGAACCATTATTGGGACAAAGAAAAAAATCAGATCAACAAAGCCGAATTGCTAGAACAAATGGAGCGCGAGATCAAGGTTTACGGCATTAGTTCATGGAAATGGTATTGCCACACGGATCCGGCGCGCACCGGCAACGGGTTCCAGTTGGATGACGACAACGCGCAGTTTTTCATTGAAGAATCGCGCAAACGCGGCATCAAACTGATCAGCACGCATAAAGGATATTCGTATCAATCCCGCACCTTGGGCCATCTGGCGAACCCGAAAGACGTGGAAAAAGCGGCGCTGCGAAACCCGGATTTCAACTTCGTCGTGTACCACTCAGCGATCAAGCATGGGTCGAATGAACCCAACTGGAAAGAATCCGACCAGTACGACCCGAATACCGGCGATTTCCTATGGCATTCAGTACTGATGGACATCAAAAAACGCAACCCGCAAATGAACAATGTGTATTGCGAAATCGGCAGTTTCTTCAATACCCTGGCCGTGATTGACCCTGTGATGGCTGCGCATGGCTTGGGCAAAAACATCAAATACTACGGCGCCGATCACGTGGTTTGGGGCACGGATTGTCTGTGGTGGGGATCGCCGCAATGGGGCATTGACGCTCTGAAACGATTCCAGATTTCAGACGAAATGTGCGAGAAGTTTGGCTACAAGAAGATCACCAAGGAAGACAAAGCCAAAATCTTCGGTCTGAACGCCGCAAAGTTGTACAACGTTGACGTGAAAGCCAAGCGGAATGCTTTGCCGGCAGACGCTTTGGAAAAAGTCAAGATTGCGTATCACCAACAAGGCGGCCAGCCGAGCAATGCGGCTGCGGGCTGGGTTCGCGCCACCGATTAA
- a CDS encoding S9 family peptidase, which yields MGEKIIAPYGSWRSPITSDLIVAGTVRLGQVELDGEDVYWIEGRPAEKGRNVIVKQAADGPAMDVTPQPFNARTLVNEYGGGSFTVNQGEVFFSNFADQRLYRVAPNVEPQAVTMESKFRYADGIVDRQRNRFICVREDHSVAGQEAKTTLTAIDLTGGEQTVLAEGNDFYSSPRLTPDGSQLAWLAWNHPNMPWDGSELWLADVQADGSLMNKRLMAGGDSESIFQPEWSPEGELYFVSDRSNWWNLYRWRGGAVEAVCPMESEFGLPQWVFGMSTYGFVSAKQIVCTYIQRGFSHLALVDAESGKLETVESPFTQIDGIRCAAGKAVFFAGAPNESSAIVHFDPATRQFETLRKSSELAIDSGYVSSPKAVEFQTEQGLTAHGFFYSPQNKDFAAPSNELPPLLVMIHGGPTAAASPTLKLGIQYWTSRGITVLDVNYGGSTGYGRDYRERLKGNWGVVDVDDCVNGARFLADQGLVDGNRLAITGGSAGGYTVLCALAFRDVFKAGASHYGVSDLAALEIDTHKFESRYTHSLVAPYPERADLYRERSPIHHTDKLNAPVIFFQGLEDKVVPPNQSEMMVEALRQKMLPVAYVTFEGEQHGFRQAANIKRALDGELYFYSRIFGFELADTVEPVPIENLK from the coding sequence ATGGGCGAGAAAATCATTGCACCATATGGTTCGTGGCGTTCGCCGATTACTTCGGATTTGATCGTGGCTGGAACGGTTCGGTTGGGTCAGGTCGAATTGGACGGCGAAGACGTTTACTGGATCGAAGGCCGCCCGGCGGAAAAAGGCCGCAACGTGATCGTCAAACAGGCAGCAGACGGTCCGGCCATGGATGTAACGCCGCAACCATTCAATGCGCGGACGCTGGTCAATGAATATGGCGGCGGCAGTTTCACCGTGAATCAAGGCGAAGTTTTCTTTTCCAATTTTGCCGACCAGCGGCTTTACCGAGTTGCGCCAAATGTCGAACCGCAAGCCGTAACAATGGAATCGAAGTTTCGTTACGCCGACGGCATTGTGGATCGCCAACGCAATCGCTTTATCTGCGTCCGTGAAGATCATTCCGTTGCAGGACAGGAAGCCAAAACCACATTGACAGCGATTGACCTGACCGGTGGCGAACAAACAGTTTTGGCGGAAGGCAATGATTTTTACTCATCGCCTCGGCTTACTCCTGATGGAAGCCAGCTTGCCTGGTTGGCATGGAATCACCCGAATATGCCCTGGGATGGTTCGGAGCTTTGGTTGGCCGATGTGCAAGCTGACGGTTCATTGATGAACAAACGGCTGATGGCCGGTGGGGACAGCGAATCCATCTTTCAACCTGAATGGTCGCCGGAAGGAGAATTGTATTTTGTTTCGGATCGCAGCAACTGGTGGAATTTGTATCGTTGGCGCGGCGGTGCTGTTGAAGCCGTTTGTCCAATGGAATCCGAATTTGGATTGCCACAATGGGTTTTCGGAATGTCCACCTATGGTTTTGTTTCGGCGAAGCAAATTGTTTGCACTTATATTCAACGGGGCTTTTCGCATCTGGCGTTGGTGGATGCCGAAAGCGGCAAACTCGAAACCGTCGAATCCCCTTTTACGCAAATTGACGGCATTCGCTGTGCGGCGGGAAAGGCAGTCTTTTTCGCCGGTGCGCCAAACGAATCTTCGGCAATTGTTCACTTCGATCCTGCGACGCGGCAGTTTGAAACCCTGCGAAAATCGAGCGAGTTGGCAATTGATTCCGGGTATGTTTCTTCGCCAAAAGCCGTAGAGTTTCAGACCGAGCAAGGCTTGACCGCCCACGGCTTTTTTTATTCGCCGCAAAATAAAGATTTTGCCGCGCCCAGTAATGAACTCCCGCCGCTGCTCGTTATGATTCACGGCGGGCCGACGGCGGCGGCTTCTCCGACCTTGAAACTTGGCATTCAGTATTGGACTTCGCGCGGCATTACGGTGTTGGATGTGAATTACGGCGGCAGCACAGGCTACGGGCGAGATTATCGAGAGCGATTGAAAGGGAATTGGGGCGTGGTGGATGTGGACGATTGCGTCAATGGCGCCCGGTTTTTGGCGGATCAAGGATTGGTGGACGGCAATCGGTTGGCCATCACCGGCGGCAGCGCCGGGGGGTACACAGTGCTGTGCGCGCTGGCGTTTCGCGATGTGTTCAAAGCCGGAGCCAGTCATTACGGCGTCAGCGATTTGGCGGCGCTGGAAATTGACACGCACAAATTTGAATCGCGTTACACCCACAGTCTGGTGGCTCCGTACCCGGAACGCGCAGATCTGTACCGCGAACGGTCACCGATTCATCACACCGACAAGCTGAATGCGCCCGTGATTTTCTTTCAAGGGTTGGAAGATAAAGTCGTTCCGCCAAACCAATCCGAGATGATGGTTGAGGCTTTGCGACAGAAAATGCTGCCCGTTGCTTACGTCACCTTTGAAGGCGAACAGCACGGATTTCGACAGGCGGCGAATATCAAACGAGCGCTGGACGGCGAACTGTATTTTTACTCGCGCATCTTCGGGTTTGAGCTGGCAGATACTGTAGAGCCTGTTCCGATAGAAAATCTGAAATAA
- a CDS encoding M50 family metallopeptidase codes for MAKGKNRDPLWFLVGASVLSVVLASIPLARMVIYPIRLFVTFIHEGGHALAAILTLGQVESLHVYLADGSGTTLTRGGFGPAISSAGYLASTAFGAILLTVGSQTKMAKAALTASAGLILLITVFLAGDWITWGMGIVLTLGLVGLAMISSPNFSHFLLSFLAVQCCLNAFLDLRTLFVISTTTNMHSDAANMAEMTLIPATFWAISWLVISAVALIFALRSYARHL; via the coding sequence ATGGCAAAAGGAAAAAATCGTGATCCCCTATGGTTTCTGGTCGGCGCTTCAGTGCTGAGCGTGGTGTTGGCCTCAATTCCGCTGGCGCGGATGGTGATTTATCCCATTCGATTGTTCGTGACCTTCATTCACGAAGGGGGCCATGCCTTGGCGGCGATCTTGACGCTGGGGCAAGTCGAAAGCCTACATGTGTATTTGGCCGATGGCAGCGGAACGACCCTGACGCGAGGGGGATTTGGCCCTGCCATATCCAGCGCAGGTTATCTGGCCAGCACGGCATTTGGCGCGATCCTGTTGACCGTCGGCAGCCAAACCAAAATGGCCAAAGCAGCGCTGACGGCCAGCGCCGGATTGATTCTGTTGATTACGGTTTTTCTGGCCGGAGACTGGATTACTTGGGGAATGGGCATCGTCTTGACGCTTGGATTAGTGGGATTGGCGATGATTTCCAGTCCGAACTTTTCACATTTTCTGCTCAGCTTTTTGGCGGTGCAATGTTGTTTGAATGCCTTTTTGGATTTGCGGACGCTGTTTGTCATTTCCACAACGACAAACATGCATTCGGACGCGGCCAATATGGCCGAAATGACTTTGATTCCGGCGACGTTCTGGGCGATTTCCTGGTTGGTGATTTCCGCGGTTGCTCTGATCTTTGCCCTGCGAAGTTACGCCAGGCATTTATAG
- a CDS encoding PaaI family thioesterase, whose translation MPSKEFEFLKPLSDRNPFLNFLGIELLDAGEGWVKMKLIFRPELLQPFTVHGGAIYSLADAAAAHALMTKILPDQYPTTVEQRINFLKAVKDQDIYCEASIVNLGRTLAYSEVTITTADGKLVAKSAATLMRLDIARHLQPS comes from the coding sequence ATGCCAAGCAAAGAGTTTGAATTTCTGAAACCGCTTTCCGACCGAAATCCTTTTCTGAACTTCTTGGGAATCGAGTTGCTGGATGCCGGCGAAGGCTGGGTAAAAATGAAGTTGATCTTTCGCCCCGAACTTCTGCAGCCCTTTACCGTTCACGGCGGAGCCATTTATTCGCTGGCGGACGCCGCGGCGGCGCATGCATTGATGACAAAAATCCTGCCCGATCAATATCCCACCACGGTCGAACAACGCATCAACTTTTTGAAAGCGGTCAAAGATCAGGACATTTACTGCGAAGCCAGCATCGTTAATCTGGGCCGCACACTGGCCTATTCCGAAGTGACGATAACCACAGCGGACGGCAAATTGGTGGCCAAAAGTGCCGCCACACTGATGCGGCTGGACATTGCGCGTCATCTGCAACCAAGTTGA
- a CDS encoding thiol-disulfide isomerase, whose amino-acid sequence MKRRYALLLALAFCLSALFVAQQQGDAKETVPSAAVATFSKDVAPILYAKCANCHHPGEAAPMSLLNYKEVRPWAKSIREKVVSREMPPWYADPNHGEFLNDARLTQAQIDTITNWVTGGAKEGDAKDLPAQPTFSNSGWKFGQPDVVLEMTQEASIPADGTIPYRYYAVPTNFTEDKYVQFAEIKRGEPSVVHHVIVSVRNPEDGPVPAAGEITANSRRVNPEAGGQQRSQQQRRAANQDAMLVGWAPGMDPLTLQSGNAKLIKKGSVLVFQMHYTATGVAAKDRTKIGLWFAKKPVEKQMITRGVTVDPYKLVIPPGDPNFESHSSYSFTEDVHIYMFMPHMHVRGKDFEYKLVYPDGKEKILLRVPKYDFNWQLTYFAKEPIAVPKGSRIECTAHHDNSAGNKFNPDPSITVRWGDQTWEEMMIGWIDYTIDSQNLRLAQSASK is encoded by the coding sequence ATGAAACGACGCTATGCCCTTTTGCTGGCATTGGCCTTTTGTCTGTCGGCTCTGTTCGTCGCGCAACAACAGGGCGATGCAAAGGAGACGGTTCCATCGGCTGCAGTTGCGACCTTTAGCAAAGACGTCGCACCGATTCTGTATGCCAAATGCGCCAACTGTCACCACCCCGGTGAAGCCGCGCCAATGTCCCTGTTGAATTACAAGGAAGTTCGTCCCTGGGCAAAATCCATTCGCGAAAAAGTGGTCAGCCGCGAAATGCCGCCCTGGTACGCCGATCCAAATCACGGCGAATTTTTGAACGATGCGCGATTGACGCAAGCGCAAATTGACACCATCACTAATTGGGTGACGGGGGGAGCAAAAGAAGGCGATGCAAAAGATTTGCCCGCACAACCTACGTTTTCCAACTCGGGATGGAAATTCGGACAGCCGGATGTGGTTCTGGAAATGACCCAGGAAGCTTCGATTCCCGCCGATGGCACGATTCCTTACCGGTATTACGCGGTGCCGACGAACTTTACCGAAGACAAATATGTGCAGTTTGCCGAAATCAAACGCGGCGAACCCAGCGTCGTTCATCACGTGATTGTCAGTGTGCGCAACCCTGAAGATGGCCCGGTGCCTGCGGCGGGGGAAATCACTGCCAATTCCCGCCGCGTCAACCCGGAAGCGGGCGGACAACAAAGATCACAACAACAGCGTCGGGCTGCCAATCAGGATGCGATGTTGGTCGGCTGGGCGCCGGGAATGGACCCTCTGACGCTGCAATCCGGCAACGCCAAGCTGATCAAAAAAGGTTCCGTGTTGGTGTTCCAAATGCACTACACCGCAACTGGCGTCGCAGCCAAAGATCGCACCAAGATCGGATTGTGGTTTGCCAAAAAGCCGGTTGAAAAACAGATGATCACGCGCGGCGTGACGGTTGATCCGTACAAACTGGTGATTCCGCCGGGCGATCCAAATTTTGAATCCCATTCTTCGTATTCGTTCACCGAAGACGTCCACATTTATATGTTCATGCCGCACATGCACGTCCGCGGCAAAGATTTCGAGTACAAGTTGGTGTATCCCGATGGCAAAGAAAAAATCCTGCTTCGCGTGCCGAAGTACGATTTCAACTGGCAGCTTACATACTTTGCCAAGGAACCAATTGCCGTTCCCAAGGGAAGCCGCATAGAATGCACGGCGCACCACGACAATTCTGCCGGTAACAAATTCAATCCTGATCCAAGCATCACCGTCCGTTGGGGCGATCAGACCTGGGAAGAGATGATGATCGGTTGGATAGATTACACGATTGATAGTCAGAATTTACGGCTGGCGCAATCCGCGTCCAAGTAA
- a CDS encoding amidase, with the protein MALSNELAWMDATAQAELVRSKQITPLELVEAAMARIERVNSHLNAIVTKMYNQASDAAKSEIPPGAFAGVPFLLKDLQAAYEGVPMTMGSRFLKDFTPNGDSELVKRHKRAGLIVVGKTNTPEFGIFPTTEPELFGPTRNPWNLTRMVGGSSGGSAAAVAAGMVPMAHANDGGGSIRIPASCCGVFGLKPTRGRNPLGPHFGDIFSGLVVEHAITRSVRDSAALLDATAGYDLGDPYIAPLPARPFIREIGADPGKLRIAFSTAAINGADVHADCITAVYDAAKLCEQLGHEITEAAPQLNGEMIGKAFMTIWSAGNAWTADSLSFAIGRKPAREDFEPATWALMEMGRRRTAPDYLLAVQMLQIFARRVAQFMEQYDIWLTPTLAEPPLPLGSFASPPDNPMAGMRRSGQFAPFTPIVNATGQPAMSVPLFWNAEGLPIGTHFIARYGDEATLFRLASQLEAARPWAGRRPPVSV; encoded by the coding sequence ATGGCGTTATCAAATGAGTTGGCCTGGATGGACGCTACCGCTCAGGCGGAACTGGTTCGCAGCAAGCAAATCACCCCGTTGGAACTGGTCGAAGCGGCGATGGCGCGCATTGAACGCGTGAATTCGCACCTTAATGCAATCGTTACCAAAATGTATAACCAGGCGAGTGACGCTGCCAAAAGTGAAATTCCGCCGGGAGCGTTTGCCGGGGTGCCGTTTCTGTTGAAAGACCTGCAAGCGGCTTATGAAGGCGTGCCGATGACGATGGGATCGAGGTTTCTGAAAGACTTCACGCCGAACGGCGATAGCGAACTGGTGAAACGCCACAAGCGTGCCGGGTTGATTGTGGTTGGCAAAACGAACACGCCGGAATTCGGCATCTTTCCAACGACGGAACCGGAGTTGTTCGGCCCAACGCGCAATCCGTGGAATTTGACGCGTATGGTTGGAGGTTCCAGTGGAGGTTCCGCCGCGGCGGTCGCGGCAGGAATGGTTCCGATGGCGCACGCCAACGACGGCGGCGGTTCGATTCGCATTCCGGCTTCGTGTTGCGGCGTGTTCGGATTGAAACCGACGCGCGGGCGCAATCCGTTGGGACCGCATTTCGGAGACATTTTCAGCGGATTGGTTGTCGAACACGCCATTACGCGTTCCGTGCGGGATAGCGCAGCGCTGCTGGATGCAACCGCTGGGTATGATTTGGGCGACCCGTATATCGCTCCATTGCCCGCGAGGCCATTTATTCGAGAGATCGGTGCCGACCCTGGCAAACTGCGCATTGCGTTTTCCACGGCGGCGATCAATGGCGCTGACGTTCACGCGGACTGCATCACCGCGGTTTACGATGCCGCGAAGTTGTGCGAACAGCTTGGCCATGAAATCACTGAAGCTGCGCCGCAACTGAACGGTGAAATGATCGGAAAAGCCTTTATGACAATTTGGTCGGCGGGGAACGCCTGGACGGCGGACAGTTTGTCATTCGCCATTGGCCGCAAACCCGCACGGGAAGATTTTGAACCGGCAACCTGGGCGCTGATGGAAATGGGCCGACGGCGAACTGCGCCGGATTACTTGCTGGCGGTGCAGATGCTGCAAATTTTCGCGCGCCGCGTGGCGCAGTTTATGGAACAGTATGACATCTGGCTGACGCCTACACTGGCCGAACCGCCGTTACCATTGGGCAGTTTCGCTTCGCCGCCGGATAACCCGATGGCGGGCATGCGGCGCTCCGGGCAGTTCGCGCCCTTCACGCCCATTGTCAATGCGACGGGTCAACCGGCGATGTCTGTTCCTTTGTTTTGGAATGCCGAAGGTTTACCCATCGGTACGCACTTTATTGCACGCTATGGTGATGAAGCGACGCTGTTCCGATTGGCTTCGCAACTGGAAGCGGCGCGGCCTTGGGCTGGTCGTCGCCCGCCAGTTTCAGTTTGA
- the dnaN gene encoding DNA polymerase III subunit beta — MHFIVSKSALLKELNLIQGVVEKKSTIPILSNLLIEAAGDELSIKGTDLDVSITTSCPVEAKKTGAVCLQAKKLFEIVRALPEAEIEFKQGDGDQITILCERSKFRMSGLPKDNFPEVKTFDGHFTSLPAETLRTLIARTQFAITAEESRYTLNGAKFEVHPDKVRMVATDGHRLSYAEKSVSLGDASLDVLIPKKTLAELSRLSGETEETVEIGFSENHLFFRFGKRLLSSRTLSGQFPNYELVLPKGNDNRVAFPVSQLSSALRRVALMADERSHTIRFDVVPGKVTISAPASESGEANEVLPAEYEGPEITAAFNAQYLLDFFSVIQEGDALLEFKDGNSQVQLRSKDESDYDFRYIVMPMRL, encoded by the coding sequence ATGCATTTCATCGTTAGCAAGTCGGCATTATTGAAAGAATTGAACCTGATTCAGGGGGTCGTCGAAAAGAAAAGCACCATTCCGATTTTGTCCAATCTTTTGATCGAAGCTGCAGGTGATGAGCTTTCGATCAAGGGAACCGACCTGGATGTTTCCATTACCACCTCCTGCCCTGTCGAAGCGAAAAAAACGGGGGCAGTTTGTTTGCAGGCCAAGAAGCTGTTTGAAATCGTTCGCGCCTTGCCCGAAGCCGAAATCGAATTCAAACAGGGCGACGGCGATCAGATCACGATTCTTTGTGAACGGTCGAAATTCCGCATGTCCGGTTTGCCGAAAGACAATTTTCCTGAGGTGAAAACTTTTGACGGACACTTTACTTCTCTACCGGCTGAAACGCTGCGGACGTTGATTGCCCGCACGCAGTTTGCCATCACGGCGGAAGAATCACGCTACACGTTGAACGGCGCCAAGTTTGAAGTACATCCGGATAAGGTTCGTATGGTAGCGACCGATGGGCATCGGCTTTCCTACGCGGAAAAATCTGTCAGCTTGGGGGACGCCAGTCTGGATGTGTTGATTCCCAAAAAGACGTTGGCCGAATTGTCCCGGTTGAGCGGCGAAACTGAAGAAACGGTGGAAATCGGTTTCAGTGAAAACCATTTGTTTTTCCGCTTCGGAAAGCGATTGTTGTCTTCGCGCACGCTCAGCGGGCAGTTTCCCAACTACGAACTGGTATTGCCGAAAGGCAATGACAACCGCGTGGCCTTTCCGGTTTCGCAGCTATCGTCGGCATTACGACGCGTGGCGTTGATGGCAGATGAGCGGTCGCATACGATTCGGTTTGATGTCGTGCCGGGCAAAGTGACGATTTCGGCTCCTGCATCGGAATCCGGCGAAGCCAACGAAGTCTTGCCCGCCGAATACGAAGGGCCGGAAATTACCGCCGCGTTCAACGCCCAATACTTGCTGGATTTTTTCAGCGTCATTCAGGAAGGCGATGCGCTGCTGGAATTCAAGGATGGCAATTCCCAGGTGCAGCTTCGGTCCAAGGACGAGAGCGATTACGATTTCCGCTACATTGTGATGCCGATGCGGCTGTGA